Proteins encoded by one window of Vicia villosa cultivar HV-30 ecotype Madison, WI unplaced genomic scaffold, Vvil1.0 ctg.000813F_1_1, whole genome shotgun sequence:
- the LOC131631337 gene encoding cytochrome P450 CYP82D47-like: MEVTIEYLYAVVAGVLSILLVTYSVFFRGEAQARPKLAPLASGGWPLIGHLHLLGGSKQPPYITLGDLADKYGPIFTLRIGVHKAVVVSTWELAKEIFTTHDVIISSRPKFTAAKILGHDYANFGFSPYGNYWQRMRKVTASELLSVRRFELLGDIRDSEVKKSLAEIYNNDGFDESGDLKVEMKQLLGDMNLNVIMRMIGGKRYSSDGGDEREVRKVRWVFREFFRLTGLFVVGDAIPFLGWLDLGGHVKEMKKAEREMDSVVCGWLEEHRRKNNDLGEIAKSEQDFIDVLLSVLDGVDLDGYDLDTVVKATCLTLIAGATDTTTVTITWALSLLLNNRHTLKKVQDELDEKVGKERLVNESDLNNLVYLQAVVKETLRLYPAGPFSGARQFTENCTVGGYHIQTGTRLILNLWKMHRDPRVWSEPLEFQPERFLDTHKDVDVKGQHYELLPFGGGRRSCPGITFGLQMTHLALAAFLQAFEIATPSNGNVDMSATFGLTNIKTTPLEVIVKRRLPYELFVSEN; encoded by the exons ATGGAGGTAACAATTGAGTATCTATACGCAGTTGTCGCCGGTGTTTTGAGCATACTACTAGTTACTTATTCTGTGTTCTTTAGAGGTGAAGCACAGGCACGACCCAAGCTTGCACCTTTAGCTTCTGGTGGATGGCCTTTGATCGGCCACCTTCATCTCCTAGGCGGTTCAAAGCAGCCTCCATACATAACCTTAGGAGACTTAGCAGACAAATACGGACCAATCTTCACCCTTCGAATCGGTGTTCACAAAGCCGTTGTGGTAAGCACTTGGGAGTTAGCCAAGGAGATTTTCACCACACACGATGTCATAATCTCGTCCCGTCCAAAATTCACCGCCGCAAAAATATTAGGACACGACTACGCTAATTTTGGATTCTCTCCTTATGGAAATTACTGGCAAAGGATGCGTAAGGTCACGGCTTCAGAGTTGTTATCTGTTCGGAGATTTGAATTGCTTGGTGATATTAGAGACTCGGAGGTGAAGAAATCGTTGGCAGAGATTTATAACAACGATGGATTTGATGAGTCTGGTGATTTAAAAGTGGAGATGAAACAGTTGTTGGGAGATATGAACTTGAACGTGATTATGAGGATGATTGGTGGGAAGAGATATTCGAGTGATGGTGGTGATGAGAGAGAGGTGAGGAAGGTGAGGTGGGTTTTCAGAGAGTTTTTTCGGTTGACAGGTTTGTTTGTGGTTGGAGATGCGATTCCGTTTCTTGGATGGCTTGATCTGGGAGGACATGTGAAGGAGATGAAGAAAGCTGAGCGTGAGATGGATAGTGTTGTTTGTGGATGGTTGGAAGAACATCGCAGGAAAAATAATGATTTGGGAGAGATTGCTAAGAGTGAGCAGGATTTCATTGATGTTTTGTTGTCTGTTCTGGATGGTGTTGATCTTGATGGTTATGATCTTGATACTGTCGTCAAAGCCACATGCTTG ACGTTAATTGCCGGGGCAACGGACACAACAACAGTAACAATAACATGGGCACTCTCATTACTGCTGAACAATCGCCACACATTGAAGAAAGTTCAAGATGAATTAGAcgaaaaagttggaaaagaaaggCTAGTGAATGAATCAGACCTAAACAACTTAGTTTACCTTCAAGCCGTGGTGAAAGAAACACTGCGACTATATCCTGCTGGACCATTCTCAGGTGCGCGTCAATTCACTGAAAATTGTACCGTAGGCGGATACCATATTCAAACAGGTACTAGACTAATTTTGAACCTTTGGAAGATGCATAGAGATCCACGCGTGTGGTCGGAACCATTAGAGTTTCAACCAGAAAGGTTTTTAGATACTCATAAGGATGTTGATGTGAAAGGGCAACATTACGAGCTGCTTCCGTTTGGAGGTGGAAGAAGGTCTTGTCCTGGGATAACATTTGGTCTTCAAATGACACATTTGGCATTAGCTGCTTTCTTGCAAGCGTTTGAAATCGCAACTCCGTCGAATGGTAATGTTGATATGAGTGCGACGTTTGGACTCACAAATATCAAAACCACCCCGCTTGAGGTTATAGTGAAACGCCGTTTGCCATACGAGCTCTTTGTTAGTGAAAATTAG
- the LOC131631330 gene encoding uncharacterized protein LOC131631330: MGCCFTKATTKNQNSLKNTQPHQTSSPPKSNHEEAPPQPPEEEFVKEVLSETPILKPPQVPILIPETKTQVPLVENPSQKFENKVPTEKVTEEVLVSQLSESCTVTESFSTATTATTATVTEKREDEATSKPCSREPTTTTHKWNRSPSRKRPLVADANVTGGNERRVKSPARRPSPSPEKKIKSGSRLVRGRESGSVANRKVNAGSTVVRRDSGEGSGRRSRSPSCSRTVGGSGKVGVGVGRKQAPAKKSESEEVGEKNDIVCNVTEKKSESEEVGEKNEIVSSEEVGEKNDIVSSEEVGEKNDIVSQGESIENPLVSMECFIFL; encoded by the coding sequence ATGGGTTGTTGCTTCACCAAAGCCACAACCaaaaaccaaaactccctcaaaAACACTCAACCCCACCAAACATCCTCACCACCCAAATCAAATCATGAAGAAGCCCCACCACAACCACCAGAAGAGGAATTTGTCAAAGAAGTTCTCTCTGAAACACCCATTTTGAAACCACCCCAAGTTCCAATTTTGATACCAGAAACAAAGACGCAAGTTCCATTAGTTGAAAACCCATCTCAGAAATTCGAAAATAAGGTTCCTACAGAGAAAGTAACAGAAGAAGTACTAGTTTCTCAGCTTTCAGAATCTTGCACGGTAACCGAGAGCTTCTCCACCGCCACTACCGCCACCACTGCTACTGTTACGGAGAAAAGAGAAGACGAAGCAACAAGCAAACCATGCAGCAGAGAACCAACAACGACGACTCACAAGTGGAATCGATCTCCATCGAGAAAGCGTCCTCTCGTAGCTGATGCAAACGTCACCGGTGGAAATGAGCGAAGGGTAAAATCACCGGCTAGAAGACCGTCACCGTCGCCGGAGAAGAAAATAAAGAGCGGGTCTAGGTTAGTTCGTGGAAGAGAATCCGGTTCAGTTGCAAACCGTAAAGTCAATGCAGGTTCAACCGTTGTTCGCCGTGACTCCGGTGAGGGTTCCGGCAGGAGGTCTAGGTCTCCGTCGTGTTCTCGTACAGTCGGAGGGTCGGGTAAAGTAGGTGTCGGAGTTGGCCGGAAACAAGCTCCGGCGAAGAAGAGTGAGAGTGAAGAGGTTGGAGAGAAAAACGACATCGTGTGTAATGTAACGGAGAAGAAGAGTGAGAGTGAAGAAGTGGGAGAGAAAAACGAAATCGTTTCCAGTGAAGAAGTGGGAGAGAAAAACGACATCGTTTCCAGTGAAGAAGTGGGAGAGAAAAACGACATCGTTTCGCAGGGAGAGTCAATTGAAAACCCACTTGTTTCGATGGAGTGTTTTATTTTTCTATAG